From one Camarhynchus parvulus chromosome 25, STF_HiC, whole genome shotgun sequence genomic stretch:
- the SEMA6C gene encoding semaphorin-6C, whose product MPGVPLLFVLLLLLLVAGTPAQSFPRDLVARSTVGLAATAAYPRFAGLRGDNGTARLGLDFQRMLRLNGTLFVAARDHIYAFSLRQDKGTLYPERHLTWEPQDRQNCAMRGRRQDECHNYIRVLVPRDAETLLACGTNAFSPLCRTYQVSSLAQQGDEVSGQARCPFDAKQSIVALFVDGSLYSATVADFQASDAVIYRSLSPGQAPLRTLKYSSRWLQEPHFVQVLPYGPYVYFFFREVAVELSALGKVLVARVARVCRNDRGGSPRVLERRWTSFLKVRLQCSVPGDTVFYFDVLEAVTPPQTLHGRPAVLALFGTQPNSIPGSAVCAFYLADVERSFEGPFAEPRGTTWSPVPEDRVPQPRPGCCAGMGPAAGVVTSGDFPDETLVFAKEHPLLHGAVGPAGGRPLFTHTGTRLTQLAADTGAGPRGNHTVLFLGAEDGRLLKVLAAALSPEATQPPGGTPAPRDPREPGDSRDSRDRTLLLEEISLYDPGRCHSPRGSGVPSRVLGLELHLPGRELLVAFAGCLLRLPLSRCSRHGSCRGSCLAARDPYCVWLPSRGCVPFSEDLPSGFQQDMEGSLGISGTCQGAARDGDEDGDLAHGVRHPGPGAEATVPVPVLVGCVLGAFAVGALATGLLATCCQRPAVPKPPSRRARGPRDSLRAPPVPRAAAAGRERHRHRARAPAAAPAPRPGTGASRGPRSPRAGPAGQGGRKETLQRLPGGGVARDPSAAAPSPTGAAQRRGRAPVSPPRPGSGAPGRAPRQPPGPAAAAGTELLAGGDPREPPRAAPGSHPHALAGDTGGDTGGDTLGTPARCPGAPRCP is encoded by the exons ATGCCGGGGGTCCCGCTGCTcttcgtcctcctcctcctcctcctcgtggCCGGGACCCCCGCGCAGTCCTTCCCGCGGGACCTGGTGGCTCGGAGCACCGTGGGGCTGGCAG CCACCGCCGCGTACCCGCGTTTCGCGGGGCTCCGGGGGGACAACGGCACGGCCCGGCTCGGCCTGGACTTCCAGCGGATGCTGCGGCTCAACGGGACGCTCTTCGTGGCCGCCCG GGACCACATCTACGCCTTCAGCCTGCGGCAGGACAAGGGGACGCTGTACCCGGAGCGG CACCTCACCTGGGAGCCGCAGGACAGGCAGAACTGCGCCATGCGGGGCCGGCGGCAG GACGAGTGTCACAACTACATCCGAGTGCTGGTGCCCCGCGACGCCGAGACCCTCCTGGCTTGTGGCACCAACGCCTTCAGCCCCCTGTGCCGCACCTACCAG gtgagcagcctggcacagcagggtgaCGAGGTCAGCGGCCAAGCCCGGTGTCCCTTTGATGCCAAGCAAAGCATCGTGGCTCTCTTTGTCG ATGGCAGCCTGTACTCGGCCACGGTGGCCGATTTCCAGGCGAGCGACGCCGTGATCTACCGCAGCCTGAGCCCCGGGCAGGCTCCACTGCGCACCCTCAAGTACAGCTCCCGCTGGCTGCAGG aACCCCACTTTGTCCAGGTGCTGCCCTACGGCCCCTACGTCTACTTCTTCTtcagggaggtggcagtggAGCTCAGCGCCCTGGGCAAG GTGCTGGTGGCCCGGGTGGCCCGGGTGTGCCGCAATGACCGGGGCGGGTCCCCGCGGGTGCTGGAGCGGCGCTGGACATCCTTCCTGAAGGTGCGGCTGCAGTGCTCCGTCCCTGGGGACACCGTCTTCTACTTCGATGTCCTGGAGGCTGTGACGCCCCCCCAGACCCTGCACGGGCGCCCCGCTGTCCTCGCCCTCTTTGGCACCCAACCCAACAG CATCCCCGGCTCGGCCGTCTGCGCCTTCTACCTGGCAGACGTGGAGCGCTCCTTCGAGGGCCCCTTCGCCGAGCCCCGCGGCACCACCTGGAGCCCGGTGCCGGAGGACAGGGTCCCCCAGCCCAG GCCGGGCTGCTGCGCCGGGATGGGACCCGCTGCTGGCGTTGTCACCTCTGGGGACTTCCCTGACGAGACGCTGGTGTTCGCCAAGGAGCACCCGCTGCTGCACGGAGCTGTGGGGCCCGCGGGAGGGAGGCCCCTCTTCACCCACACCGGCACCag GCTGACCCAGCTGGCCGCGGACACGGGCGCGGGGCCCCGCGGGAACCACACCGTGCTGTTCCTGGGCGCCGAGGACGGGCGGCTGCTCAaggtcctggcagctgcactgAGCCCCGAGGCCACTCAGCCCCCCGGGGGGACCCCGGCACCGAGGGACCCCCGAGAGccgggggacagcagggacagcagggacaggacgctgctgctggaggagatcAGCCTCTACGACCCCGGGCG GTGCCACAGCCCGCgggggtctggggtccccagccgggtgctggggctggagctgcacctgCCGGGCCGGGAGCTGCTCGTGGCCTTCGCCGGGTGCCTCCTGCGGCTGCCCCTGAGCCGCTGCAGCCGCCACGGCTCCTGCCGAGg gagctgcctggctgcccGAGACCCCTATTGTGTCTGGCTGCCCTCCAGGGGCTGCGTCCCCTTCTCCGAGGACCTTCC gAGTGGCTTCCAGCAGGACATGGAGGGGTCCCTCGGGATCAGCGGGACCTGCCAAG GGGCTGCAAGGGACGGTGACGAGGATGGAGACCTGGCGCACG GGGTCCGGCACCCCGGGCCGGGTGCCGAAGCGACGGTTCCGGTGCCGGTGCTCGTGGGCTGCGTGCTGGGCGCCTTTGCCGTGGGCGCCCTGGCCACCGGGCTGCTGGCCACCTGCTGCCAGCGCCCCGCCGTCCCAAAGCCCCCGAGCCGCCGCGCCCGCGGACCCCGAGACAGCCTCCGTGCCCCGCCTGTAccccgcgctgccgccgcaGGACGGGAGCGGCACCGGCACCGAGCCCGAgcccccgccgctgcccccgccccgcgccccgggACCGGAGCCTCGCGCGGCCCGCGgagcccccgggccgggcccgccgggCAGGGCGGCCGGAAGGAGACGCTGCAGCGGCTGCCCGGGGGCGGCGTGGCCCGTGACCCCTCGGCAGCGGCTCCTTCGCCAACCGGTGCTGCCCAGCGCCGCGGCCGCGCGCCCGTTTCGCCCCCACGACCGGGCTCCGGTGCGCCTGGACGTGCCCCCCGacagccccccggccccgcggcggccGCTGGCACAGAGCTACTCGCTGGGGGGGACCCCCGTGAACCCCCCCGGGCCGCCCCGGGCTCTCACCCGCATGCACtcgctggggacaccgggggggacaccgggggggacaccctggggaccccGGCCCGGTGCCCTGGAGCGCCTCGCTGTCCATGA
- the NUDT17 gene encoding nucleoside diphosphate-linked moiety X motif 17, protein MAGARVLVHVRRAGAGGAAAFGQSVTGVFCPAHTDVALVSCGLERGRFLISDVPFPGSTVTVLKRPPFCPAKLRGDTPGDRGGPAGVAAAVAVLLEATCGHVLLTRRASTLRHFPNVWVPPGGHLEPGEELVAAGLRELAEETGLRLEPGTFSWHLLGLWESLFPPSLSWGPPRCHHIVTYLGLRSAEPRQRLQARLCPSPGEVSAVAWLEPRVLEAIAATEDGAEAPGPGSEPGLGSGSFPSELPTTVGITELSPDGFRSSRIATGILLRRAPARGPDLERVSTGTKFALGRWRARGEEERE, encoded by the exons ATGGCGGGCGCGCGCGTGCTCGTACACGTGCGGCgcgcgggggcggggggggcggcGGCGTTCGGGCAG AGTGTCACCGGCGTGTTCTGCCCCGCGCACACCGACGTGGCCCTGGTGAGCTGCGGGCTGGAGCGCGGCCGCTTCCTCATCTCCGATGTCCCCTTCCCCGGCTCCACCGTCACCGTCCTCAAG AGACCCCCGTTCTGCCCCGCCAAGCTGCGAGGGGACACGCCAGGTGACCGGGGTGGACCCGCGGGGGTGGCGGCAGCGGTGGCCGTGCTGCTGGAGGCCACCTGCGGCCACGTGCTGCTGACCCGCCGGGCCAGCACCCTGCGCCACTTCCCCAACGTTTGGGTGCCACCAG GTGGGCACTTGGAGCCGGGAGAAGAG CTGGTggccgcggggctgcgggagctggcagaggagacGGGGCTGCGCCTGGAGCCTGGAACCTTCTCGTGGCACCTGCTCGGCCTCTGGGAG TCGCTGTTCCCCCCCTCGCTGAGCTGGGGGCCACCGCGGTGCCACCACATTGTCACCTACCTGGGGCTGCGCTCGGCTGAGCCCCGCCAGCGGCTGCAG GCCCGGCTGTGCCCGAGCCCGGGTGAGGTGAGCGCCGTGGCCTGGCTGGAGCCTCGGGTCCTGGAAGCCATCGCTGCCACCGAGGATGGAGCCGAGGCACCGGGACCGGGATCGGAAccgggattgggatcaggatcatTCCCCAGCGAGCTGCCGACCACCGTGGG GATCACGGAGCTGAGCCCCGACGGCTTCCGCAGCTCCCGGATCGCCACCGGGATCCTCCTGCGCCGCGCCCCGGCCCGCGGCCCCGACCTGGAGCGCGTCAGCACCGGCACCAAATTCGCGCTGGGGCGGTGGCGGGCGCGGGGGGAGGAGGAGCGGGAATAA
- the ANKRD35 gene encoding ankyrin repeat domain-containing protein 35 isoform X1, translating into MKRMFSCSSSQVTQMESWTRQDQKLLEAVTRGDVARVAALAARKAARPAKLNARGQSALHLAAAGGLTECLTLLLEHGAPVNESNDDGSTALHLATIACQPQCVKVLLQHGANERHVDGQNRTPLHWAASSGCASSVLLLCDHEAPLDVPDAHGQTPLMLAAQGNHVAVCAQLLRRGAEPGLADRDGRTALELALAHGSLEAAELLQGHKKDKDTGNVTGNVTGNVTGEAPSWALRKVPRRAENGAGRVGIQGEEEEEEEEEQRDGRAARWLREELERKTLECRRLEEAAEGIRRRLRELVRLLPGRGAGEDEEEDEDEEDDGACLELLARRVAELRKRTRDEEWEGGGHGSSEAPALLPFLAWLGEECSKMREAKAGAFSRSRELRRESERSLRAEPAWEQLEQQDQIHARILQGSQILLEKLRRCSVNGAEPAAGGKRREEIPKEGGRMEKELLELREGNGKLLVELARLGRERERLQQELRELRDPGKRDEAWRLRRELRALRDGLGARVREAGGDSGAGILRDLHRRLDALVRSQHEALQLITEMEEGEAGETPGSDGEGGRAGEAGEARGTESGTAGVPPGSEAERWREAAAAAEERAAGRERELRELRERAEGLEQSVAALRERAGRLERACRDKDGKLKQLLVETEKLSAEVLGLRGRSARLQLQLEVQQKQHRDTVAVYRSHLLQAAQGFMDEGVHAALLRILRAEAGAGPWH; encoded by the exons ATGAAGAGGAtgttctcctgctccagctcgCAAGTGACG cAGATGGAGAGCTGGACGCGGCAGGACCAGAAGCTCCTGGAGGCGGTGACACGAGGGGACGTGGCCCGGGTGGCCGCCCTGGCCGCCCGCAAGGCCGCCCGCCCCGCCAAGCTCAACGCCAGGGGACAATCCGC GCTCCACCTGGCCGCGGCCGGGGGTCTCACCGAGTGCCTGacgctgctgctggagcacggGGCTCCCGTCAATGAGAGCAACGATGATG gcaGCACCGCCCTGCACTTGGCCACCATCgcctgccagccccagtgcgtgaaggtgctgctgcag CACGGAGCCAACGAGCGCCACGTGGACGGGCAGAACCGGACACCGCTGCACTGGGCTG CCTCCTCGGGCTGCGCCTCCAGCGTCCTCCTGCTCTGCGACCACGAGGCGCCGCTGGATGTCCCCGACGCC CACGGCCAGACCCCCCTgatgctggcagcacaggggaaCCACGTGGCTGTTTGTGCCCAGCTCCTGCGGCGTGGGGCCGAGCCCGGGCTGGCCGACAGGGATGGCAG GACGGCgctggagctggccctggcTCACGGCAGCCTGGAAGcggctgagctgctgcagggccacaAGAAGGACAAGGACACCGGGAATGTCACCGGGAATGTCACCGGGAATGTCACCGGGGAAGCCCCGAGCTGGGCTCTCCGGAAGGTCCCAAGGAGAG CAGAGAATGGTGCTGGGCGGGTGGGAATCCAgggcgaggaggaggaagaggaggaagaggagcagcgGGACGGACGCGCTGCCCGGTGGCTgcgggaggagctggagaggaagaCTCTGGAATGCCGGAGGCTGGAGGAAGCTGCCGAGGGCAtccggcggcggctgcgggagcTCGTGCGGCTCCTGCCGGGACGGGGCGcgggtgaggatgaggaggaggatgaggatgaggaggatgacGGCgcctgcctggagctcctggcCCGGCGCGTGGCGGAGCTGAGGAAGAGGACGAGGGATGAagagtgggaaggaggaggacaCGGCAGCAGCGAGGCTCCGGCGCTGCTCCCGttcctggcctggctgggggAGGAGTGCTCCAAAATGCGGGAAGCGAAGGCCGGAGCCTTCTCCCGGAGCCGGGAGCTGCGTCGGGAATCCGAGCGATCCCTCCGGGCCGAGCCcgcctgggagcagctggagcagcaggaccagATCCACGCCAGGATTCTCCaaggatcccaaatcctcctggaaaAACTCCGCCGGTGCTCGGTGAACGGCGCGGAGCCGGCTGCGGGCGGGAAGCGGCGGGAGGAGATCCCGAAGGAGGGCGGGAggatggagaaggagctgctggagctgcggGAGGGCAACGGGAAGCTCCTGGTGGAGCTGGCGCGGCTGGGCCGGGAGCGGGAacggctgcagcaggagctgcgggagctgcgGGATCCCGGCAAGCGGGACGAGGCGTGGAGGCTGCGCCGGGAGCTGCGGGCGCTGCGGGACGGGCTGGGAGCGCGGGTGCGGGAGGCGGGCGGCGACAGCGGGGCCGGGATCCTGCGGGACCTGCACCGGCGGCTGGACGCGCTGGTGCGCTCCCAGCACGAGGCCCTGCAGCTCATCACGGagatggaggagggagaggcCGGAGAAACCCCCGGGAGCGACGGGGAGGGCGGGAGAGCGGGAGAAGCGGGAGAGGCGCGGGGCACGGAGAGCGGCACCGCCGGTGTCCCGCCGGGCTCGGAGGCGGAGCGGtggcgggaggcggcggcggcggccgaggAACGGGCGGCCGGGAGGGAAcgggagctgcgggagctgcgggagcGCGCGGAGGGGTTGGAGCAGAGCGTGGCGGCGCTGCGGGAGCGCGCGGGGCGGCTGGAGCGCGCCTGCCGGGACAAGGACGGGAAG ctgaagcagctgctggtggagaCGGAGAAACTCTCGGCCGAGGTGTTGGGGCTGCGGGGCAGGAGCGCCcggctgcagctccagctggag gtccagcagaagcagcaccGGGACACTGTGGCCGTGTACCGGAGccacctcctccaggctgcccaG GGATTCATGGACGAGGGCGTCCACGCCGCGCTGCTGCGGATCCTGCGGGCCgaggcgggagcggggccgtgGCATTAA
- the ANKRD35 gene encoding ankyrin repeat domain-containing protein 35 isoform X2, with product MKRMFSCSSSQVTMESWTRQDQKLLEAVTRGDVARVAALAARKAARPAKLNARGQSALHLAAAGGLTECLTLLLEHGAPVNESNDDGSTALHLATIACQPQCVKVLLQHGANERHVDGQNRTPLHWAASSGCASSVLLLCDHEAPLDVPDAHGQTPLMLAAQGNHVAVCAQLLRRGAEPGLADRDGRTALELALAHGSLEAAELLQGHKKDKDTGNVTGNVTGNVTGEAPSWALRKVPRRAENGAGRVGIQGEEEEEEEEEQRDGRAARWLREELERKTLECRRLEEAAEGIRRRLRELVRLLPGRGAGEDEEEDEDEEDDGACLELLARRVAELRKRTRDEEWEGGGHGSSEAPALLPFLAWLGEECSKMREAKAGAFSRSRELRRESERSLRAEPAWEQLEQQDQIHARILQGSQILLEKLRRCSVNGAEPAAGGKRREEIPKEGGRMEKELLELREGNGKLLVELARLGRERERLQQELRELRDPGKRDEAWRLRRELRALRDGLGARVREAGGDSGAGILRDLHRRLDALVRSQHEALQLITEMEEGEAGETPGSDGEGGRAGEAGEARGTESGTAGVPPGSEAERWREAAAAAEERAAGRERELRELRERAEGLEQSVAALRERAGRLERACRDKDGKLKQLLVETEKLSAEVLGLRGRSARLQLQLEVQQKQHRDTVAVYRSHLLQAAQGFMDEGVHAALLRILRAEAGAGPWH from the exons ATGAAGAGGAtgttctcctgctccagctcgCAAGTGACG ATGGAGAGCTGGACGCGGCAGGACCAGAAGCTCCTGGAGGCGGTGACACGAGGGGACGTGGCCCGGGTGGCCGCCCTGGCCGCCCGCAAGGCCGCCCGCCCCGCCAAGCTCAACGCCAGGGGACAATCCGC GCTCCACCTGGCCGCGGCCGGGGGTCTCACCGAGTGCCTGacgctgctgctggagcacggGGCTCCCGTCAATGAGAGCAACGATGATG gcaGCACCGCCCTGCACTTGGCCACCATCgcctgccagccccagtgcgtgaaggtgctgctgcag CACGGAGCCAACGAGCGCCACGTGGACGGGCAGAACCGGACACCGCTGCACTGGGCTG CCTCCTCGGGCTGCGCCTCCAGCGTCCTCCTGCTCTGCGACCACGAGGCGCCGCTGGATGTCCCCGACGCC CACGGCCAGACCCCCCTgatgctggcagcacaggggaaCCACGTGGCTGTTTGTGCCCAGCTCCTGCGGCGTGGGGCCGAGCCCGGGCTGGCCGACAGGGATGGCAG GACGGCgctggagctggccctggcTCACGGCAGCCTGGAAGcggctgagctgctgcagggccacaAGAAGGACAAGGACACCGGGAATGTCACCGGGAATGTCACCGGGAATGTCACCGGGGAAGCCCCGAGCTGGGCTCTCCGGAAGGTCCCAAGGAGAG CAGAGAATGGTGCTGGGCGGGTGGGAATCCAgggcgaggaggaggaagaggaggaagaggagcagcgGGACGGACGCGCTGCCCGGTGGCTgcgggaggagctggagaggaagaCTCTGGAATGCCGGAGGCTGGAGGAAGCTGCCGAGGGCAtccggcggcggctgcgggagcTCGTGCGGCTCCTGCCGGGACGGGGCGcgggtgaggatgaggaggaggatgaggatgaggaggatgacGGCgcctgcctggagctcctggcCCGGCGCGTGGCGGAGCTGAGGAAGAGGACGAGGGATGAagagtgggaaggaggaggacaCGGCAGCAGCGAGGCTCCGGCGCTGCTCCCGttcctggcctggctgggggAGGAGTGCTCCAAAATGCGGGAAGCGAAGGCCGGAGCCTTCTCCCGGAGCCGGGAGCTGCGTCGGGAATCCGAGCGATCCCTCCGGGCCGAGCCcgcctgggagcagctggagcagcaggaccagATCCACGCCAGGATTCTCCaaggatcccaaatcctcctggaaaAACTCCGCCGGTGCTCGGTGAACGGCGCGGAGCCGGCTGCGGGCGGGAAGCGGCGGGAGGAGATCCCGAAGGAGGGCGGGAggatggagaaggagctgctggagctgcggGAGGGCAACGGGAAGCTCCTGGTGGAGCTGGCGCGGCTGGGCCGGGAGCGGGAacggctgcagcaggagctgcgggagctgcgGGATCCCGGCAAGCGGGACGAGGCGTGGAGGCTGCGCCGGGAGCTGCGGGCGCTGCGGGACGGGCTGGGAGCGCGGGTGCGGGAGGCGGGCGGCGACAGCGGGGCCGGGATCCTGCGGGACCTGCACCGGCGGCTGGACGCGCTGGTGCGCTCCCAGCACGAGGCCCTGCAGCTCATCACGGagatggaggagggagaggcCGGAGAAACCCCCGGGAGCGACGGGGAGGGCGGGAGAGCGGGAGAAGCGGGAGAGGCGCGGGGCACGGAGAGCGGCACCGCCGGTGTCCCGCCGGGCTCGGAGGCGGAGCGGtggcgggaggcggcggcggcggccgaggAACGGGCGGCCGGGAGGGAAcgggagctgcgggagctgcgggagcGCGCGGAGGGGTTGGAGCAGAGCGTGGCGGCGCTGCGGGAGCGCGCGGGGCGGCTGGAGCGCGCCTGCCGGGACAAGGACGGGAAG ctgaagcagctgctggtggagaCGGAGAAACTCTCGGCCGAGGTGTTGGGGCTGCGGGGCAGGAGCGCCcggctgcagctccagctggag gtccagcagaagcagcaccGGGACACTGTGGCCGTGTACCGGAGccacctcctccaggctgcccaG GGATTCATGGACGAGGGCGTCCACGCCGCGCTGCTGCGGATCCTGCGGGCCgaggcgggagcggggccgtgGCATTAA
- the ARHGEF2 gene encoding LOW QUALITY PROTEIN: rho guanine nucleotide exchange factor 2 (The sequence of the model RefSeq protein was modified relative to this genomic sequence to represent the inferred CDS: deleted 1 base in 1 codon), with product MSRIESLSRVRSNRAKGKDKERMKEGKEKDARYTNGHLFTTISVSGMTMCFACNKSITAKEALVCPTCNVTIHNRCKDTLPNCTKVKQKQQKAALLKNSSALQSVSLRNKNAIRERPNSAIYPSESFRQTLLGPRRGRPSLSLSKSVSTTNISGNFNDDSPLGIRRILSQSTDSLNMRNRTLSVESLIDEGPDVILSQLLSDLEADGKEFEADSWSLAVDNSFLQQHRMDVMKRQDVIYELMQTELHHVRTLKIMGALFRRAMLEELQLDPGTVQRIFPCLDELSHIHERFLAQLLERRRESLAQDSNKNFVIDRLGDILVTQFSGPSAEQLRKAYAEFCSKHTKALKEYKDLLARDKRFQQFIRRVTRSPLLRRHGVPECILLVTQRITKYPVLIERILKNSKDNEGDCADLSRALRLVKELLSAVDEEVHAWELRGRLWDVFRRVDPRAKVPLCWDSRPGAFGRDELLRRKLVHSGGMLWKTAAGRFKDVLVLLMTDVLVFLQEKDQKYTFPMLDKPAVISLQNLIVRDIANQEKGMFLISAAPPEMYEVHAASRDDRNHWMKVIQQAVSLCPSRQDFPLIETETEASLRKLKERMEQQDRQIAALLEDKVGIFADMLALGSGCSETPTAPRGTPFPGDPTRGPRGDVLLHDAIREVECLKEIFTGCSRDRDQNQNQNQNQNQNQTTPEAESCPSPSASNGDSGSINGSLEFRADPDAGQRDGNGNQVPPRGSQEEINQRLVNLYGLLLRLQVHLTHQEVLLELQLPEGLQRPRPRRGSQPAVPVTGAAEPAAGAELALLQRQHGLVQEELSRCRQLCQERAQEAAALESRLRDSERERSRLERELQEAKGAPAGPRGRRAAEPRRRSLPAGDALYLSFTPPQLSHASPPAVIPFHAPAFPGSRDELEFRGTDPERLREGEDTLDVLLEDEGGLGGRHSPPASPRDFLRMQDIPEEVENSQELKEGDGDS from the exons GgcaaggacaaggagaggatgaaGGAGGGCAAGGAGAAGGACGCGCGTTACACCAACGGGCACCTGTTCACCACCATCTCCGTGTCGGGCATGACCATGTGCTTCGCCTGCAACAAGAGCATCACGGCCAAGGAAGCGCTCGTGTGCCCCA CCTGCAACGTCACCATCCACAACCGCTGCAAGGACACGCTGCCCAACTGCACCAAGGTGAAGCAGAAG CAGCAGAAGGCGGCGCTGCTGAAgaacagctcagccctgcagtcGGTGTCCCTGCGCAACAAGA atGCCATCCGGGAGCGCCCCAACTCTGCCATTTACCCCTCGGAGAGCTTCCGGCAGACGCTGCTGGGGCCGCGCCGCGGCCGCCCCTCCTTGTCGCTCTCCAAGAGCGTCTCCACCACCAACATCTCGGG GAATTTCAACGATGACTCTCCCCTGGGCATCCGGCGGATCCTGTCCCAGTCCACGGATTCCCTCAACATGCGCAACCGGACGCTCTCGGTGGAGTCGTTGATCGACGAAG GCCCTGACGTCATCCTGAGCCAGCTGCTGAGCGACCTGGAGGCGGATGGGAAGGAGTTTGAGGCGGATTCCTGGAGCCTGGCGGTGGACAacagcttcctgcagcagcaccgcATGGACGTCATGAAGCGGCAGGACGTCATCTACg AGCTGATGCAGACGGAGCTGCACCACGTGCGGACGCTGAAGATCATGGGCGCCCTGTTCCGCAGGGccatgctggaggagctgcagctggaccCCGGCACCGTCCAGCGCATCTTCCCCTGCCTGGACGAGCTCAGCCACATCCACGAGCGCTTCCtggcccagctcctggagcGGCGCCGGGAATCGCTGGCCCAGGACAGCAACAAGAACTTCGTCATCGACCGCCTCGGCGACATCCTCGTCACCCAG TTCTCGGGCCCGAGCGCGGAGCAGCTGCGCAAAGCCTACGCCGAGTTCTGCAGCAAGCACACCAAGGCGCTCAAGGAGTACAAGGACCTGCTGGCCCGGGACAAACGCTTCCAGCAGTTCATCAGG CGGGTGACACGCTCCCCCCTCCTCCGCCGCCACGGCGTCCCCGAGTGCATCCTGCTGGTGACGCAGCGCATCACCAAGTACCCGGTGCTCATCGAGCGCATCCTCAAGAATTCCAAAG ACAACGAGGGCGACTGCGCGGACCTGTCGCGGGCGCTGCGCTTGGTGAAGGAGCTGCTGTCGGCCGTGGATGAGGAGGTTCACGCCTGGGAGCTCCGCGGGCGCCTCTGGGACGTTTTCCGGCGCGTGGATCCCCGTGCCAAGGTGCcgctgtgctgggacagccgGCCCGGAGCCTTCGGGAGGGACGAGCTGCTCCGCAGGAAGCTGGTGCACAGCGGGGGGATGCTCTGGAAAACGGCGGCCGGGCGCTTCAAAG atgtcctggtgctgctgatgACGGACGTGCTGGTGTTCCTGCAAGAGAAGGACCAGAAATACACCTTCCCCATGCTG GACAAGCCTGCTGTCATCTCCCTGCAAAACCTGATCGTGAGGGACATTGCCAACCAGGAGAAGGGGATGTTCCTGAtcagcgcggccccgcccgaGATGTACGAGGTGCACGCGGCCTCACGGGACGACCGCAACCACTGGATGAAGGTCATCCAGCAGGCCGTCAGCCT CTGTCCAAGCCGCCAGGATTTTCCCCTGATTGAGACGGAGACTGAAGCATCCTTGAGGAAGCTGAAAG AGcggatggagcagcaggaccGGCAGATCGCGGCGCTGCTGGAGGACAAGGTCGGCATTTTTGCCGACATGCTGGCGCTGGGCAGCGGCTGCTCCGAGACCCCCACAGCCCCCCGGGGCacccccttccctggggaccCCACCCGGGGCCCCCGAGGGGACGTTCTGCTGCACGACGCCATCCGGGAAG TGGAGTGCCTGAAGGAGATTTTTACGGGATGCAGCCGGGATCGGGACCAGAACCAGAACCAGAACCAGAACCAGAACCAGAACCAG ACAACCCCCGAGGCcgagagctgccccagccccagtgccagca ACGGTGACTCCGGCAGCATCAACGGCTCCTTGGAATTCCGGGCGGATCCGGACGCTGGGCAGCGG GACGGCAATGGGAACCAGGTCCCGCCGAGGGGATCCCAGGAG GAGATCAACCAGCGCCTGGTGAACCTGTACGGGCTCCTGCTGCGGCTCCAg GTGCACCTGACCcaccaggaggtgctgctggagctgcagctgccggAGGGGCTGcagcggccgcggccccgccggggctCCCAGCCGGCCGTGCCGGTAACCGGAGCGGCGGAACCGGCTGCCGGGGCGGAGCTGGCGCTGCTGCAGCGGCAGCACGGgctggtgcaggaggagctgagccgCTGCcgccagctgtgccaggaacGGGCgcaggaggcggcggcgctggAGTCGCGCCTGCGGGACAGCGAGAGGGAGCGCTCCCGGTTGGAACGGGAGCTGCAGGAGGCGAAGGGGgcgccggcggggccgcggggccggagGGCGGCGGAGCCTCGGCGGAGGAGCCTCCCGGCTGGGGATGCGCTGTACCTGAGCTTCACCCCCCCGCAG CTGAGCCACGCCAGCCCCCCCGCCGTTATCCCGTTCCACGCCCCCGCCTTCCCCGGCTCCCGGGACGAGCTGGAATTCCGAGGCACCGACCCCGAACGGCTGCGGGAGGGTGAGGACACCCTGGATGTACTCCTGGAGGACGaggggggcttggggggtcGCCACTCCCCCCCCGCCAGCCCCCGAG ATTTCCTGAGGATGCAGGATATTCCCGAGGAGGTGGAgaacagccaggagctgaaggagggcGACGGGGACAGTTAG